One genomic segment of Erythrolamprus reginae isolate rEryReg1 chromosome 2, rEryReg1.hap1, whole genome shotgun sequence includes these proteins:
- the ZBTB7C gene encoding zinc finger and BTB domain-containing protein 7C isoform X2 — MANGIEDLIGIPFPNHSSEVLCGLNKQRNDGLLCDVILLVQDQEYRTHKSVLAACSQYFKKLFTTGTLADQPYIYEIDFVKPEALSAILEFAYTSTLTITAANVKHILNAAKMLEIPCVINVCLEIIQPGEAGEGKKEEEEEEEEEEEEEEEEEEEDEAGDFTNRNLLDTQDLSCHQSPAKPDLPEEPFQETADVFSTRFPSGTSNGSLGVIRDFSIESLLRENLYPKVTLPERRPVLSPFMPELFPHLWNGDFGPFAQVEEQQVDNTPLDLVIKKQKIKEEEKEEPLPTGFPNNLFKDVFANPAAAPFGHIKAENDYSAYLNFLSNAHFGRVFPRWPEERKIKPKASQQCPICNKIIMGAGKLPRHMRTHTGEKPYMCNICEVRFTRQDKLKIHMRKHTGERPYLCIHCSARFVHNYDLKNHMRIHTGIRPYQCKFCYKSFTRSDHLHRHIKRQSCRISRPRRGRKSVPWRTASLLFAPTGQPDDKSFLVPPTLEDMSGHLGGPGLCLPGPSPFMEAAKNGLSLQELESQLEETQMKLFGRTHLDLERNGGLFAFALSHGEGLAARPYFSLPDPWGSGFNGLAALNPLVSLSEASN; from the exons ATGGCCAATGGCATTGAGGACCTCATTGGGATCCCCTTCCCAAACCACAGCAGCGAAGTCCTCTGTGGCCTCAACAAGCAGCGGAACGATGGCCTCCTTTGCGACGTGATTCTCCTGGTGCAGGATCAGGAATACCGAACCCACAAGTCcgtgctggccgcttgcagccagtATTTTAAAAAACTCTTCACGACGGGCACTTTAGCGGACCAGCCCTACATATACGAGATCGACTTCGTCAAGCCCGAAGCGCTTTCGGCCATCCTTGAGTTTGCCTACACCTCAACTCTGACCATCACGGCGGCGAACGTCAAGCACATCCTCAACGCGGCCAAGATGCTGGAGATCCCGTGTGTGATTAATGTCTGCCTCGAAATTATACAGCCCGGGGAAGCGGGGGAaggcaagaaggaggaggaagaagaagaggaggaggaggaagaggaagaagaggaggaggaggaggaagacgaggcAGGTGACTTCACCAACCGGAATCTATTGGACACTCAAGATCTCAGCTGTCACCAAAGTCCTGCTAAGCCGGACCTACCTGAGGAACCCTTCCAGGAGACCGCTGACGTCTTCTCCACCCGTTTTCCATCCGGCACCTCCAATGGCTCCCTTGGTGTCATCCGAGACTTCTCCATTGAATCCCTCTTAAGGGAGAACCTCTATCCTAAAGTGACCCTTCCAGAACGCAGGCCGGTCCTGTCGCCCTTCATGCCTGAGCTCTTCCCCCATCTATGGAACGGAGATTTCGGCCCCTTTGCCCAAGTAGAGGAGCAGCAGGTGGACAATACCCCCTTGGACCTGGTGATCAAAAAGCAAAAGatcaaggaagaggagaaggaggagccaCTTCCCACCGGCTTCCCCAACAACCTCTTCAAGGACGTGTTCGCCAACCCTGCCGCCGCTCCCTTCGGGCACATCAAGGCTGAAAACGATTACAGCGCCTACCTGAACTTCCTGAGCAACGCCCACTTTGGCCGAGTCTTCCCTCGCTGGCCGGAAGAAAGGAAGATCAAACCCAAAGCTTCCCAGCAGTGCCCCATTTGCAACAAAATCATCATGGGGGCAGGGAAGCTCCCGCGGCACATGAGGacccacacgggggagaagccgtatatgTGCAACATCTGCGAAGTCCGATTCACCAG GCAAGACAAGCTGAAGATCCACATGCGGAAGCACACGGGGGAACGGCCGTACCTCTGCATTCACTGCAGCGCCCGCTTCGTCCACAACTACGACCTGAAGAACCACATGAGGATCCACACCGGCATCCGCCCCTACCAGTGCAAGTTCTGCTACAAGAGCTTCACCCGCTCGGATCACCTGCACCGCCACATCAAGCGCCAGAGCTGCCGGATCTCACGGCCCAGGAGAGGACGCAAGTCAGTCCCCTGGAGAACGGCCAGCCTCCTCTTCGCCCCCACCGGACAACCGGATGACAAAAGCTTCCTGGTGCCCCCGACTTTGGAAGACATGAGCGGCCACTTGGGAGGCCCCGGGCTCTGCCTTCCGGGCCCCAGCCCCTTCATGGAAGCGGCCAAGAACGGCTTAAGCCTGCAGGAGCTGGAGAGCCAGTTGGAGGAAACCCAGATGAAGCTCTTTGGGAGGACACACCTGGACCTCGAACGGAATGGGGGCCTCTTCGCCTTCGCCCTGAGCCACGGCGAGGGCCTCGCGGCACGGCCGTATTTCTCTCTCCCAGATCCTTGGGGCTCGGGGTTCAATGGACTGGCCGCCCTCAACCCCCTGGTCTCTCTCTCGGAAGCTAGCAACTGA
- the ZBTB7C gene encoding zinc finger and BTB domain-containing protein 7C isoform X1, with translation MRVPQENMANGIEDLIGIPFPNHSSEVLCGLNKQRNDGLLCDVILLVQDQEYRTHKSVLAACSQYFKKLFTTGTLADQPYIYEIDFVKPEALSAILEFAYTSTLTITAANVKHILNAAKMLEIPCVINVCLEIIQPGEAGEGKKEEEEEEEEEEEEEEEEEEEDEAGDFTNRNLLDTQDLSCHQSPAKPDLPEEPFQETADVFSTRFPSGTSNGSLGVIRDFSIESLLRENLYPKVTLPERRPVLSPFMPELFPHLWNGDFGPFAQVEEQQVDNTPLDLVIKKQKIKEEEKEEPLPTGFPNNLFKDVFANPAAAPFGHIKAENDYSAYLNFLSNAHFGRVFPRWPEERKIKPKASQQCPICNKIIMGAGKLPRHMRTHTGEKPYMCNICEVRFTRQDKLKIHMRKHTGERPYLCIHCSARFVHNYDLKNHMRIHTGIRPYQCKFCYKSFTRSDHLHRHIKRQSCRISRPRRGRKSVPWRTASLLFAPTGQPDDKSFLVPPTLEDMSGHLGGPGLCLPGPSPFMEAAKNGLSLQELESQLEETQMKLFGRTHLDLERNGGLFAFALSHGEGLAARPYFSLPDPWGSGFNGLAALNPLVSLSEASN, from the exons GGTACCGCAGGAGAATATGGCCAATGGCATTGAGGACCTCATTGGGATCCCCTTCCCAAACCACAGCAGCGAAGTCCTCTGTGGCCTCAACAAGCAGCGGAACGATGGCCTCCTTTGCGACGTGATTCTCCTGGTGCAGGATCAGGAATACCGAACCCACAAGTCcgtgctggccgcttgcagccagtATTTTAAAAAACTCTTCACGACGGGCACTTTAGCGGACCAGCCCTACATATACGAGATCGACTTCGTCAAGCCCGAAGCGCTTTCGGCCATCCTTGAGTTTGCCTACACCTCAACTCTGACCATCACGGCGGCGAACGTCAAGCACATCCTCAACGCGGCCAAGATGCTGGAGATCCCGTGTGTGATTAATGTCTGCCTCGAAATTATACAGCCCGGGGAAGCGGGGGAaggcaagaaggaggaggaagaagaagaggaggaggaggaagaggaagaagaggaggaggaggaggaagacgaggcAGGTGACTTCACCAACCGGAATCTATTGGACACTCAAGATCTCAGCTGTCACCAAAGTCCTGCTAAGCCGGACCTACCTGAGGAACCCTTCCAGGAGACCGCTGACGTCTTCTCCACCCGTTTTCCATCCGGCACCTCCAATGGCTCCCTTGGTGTCATCCGAGACTTCTCCATTGAATCCCTCTTAAGGGAGAACCTCTATCCTAAAGTGACCCTTCCAGAACGCAGGCCGGTCCTGTCGCCCTTCATGCCTGAGCTCTTCCCCCATCTATGGAACGGAGATTTCGGCCCCTTTGCCCAAGTAGAGGAGCAGCAGGTGGACAATACCCCCTTGGACCTGGTGATCAAAAAGCAAAAGatcaaggaagaggagaaggaggagccaCTTCCCACCGGCTTCCCCAACAACCTCTTCAAGGACGTGTTCGCCAACCCTGCCGCCGCTCCCTTCGGGCACATCAAGGCTGAAAACGATTACAGCGCCTACCTGAACTTCCTGAGCAACGCCCACTTTGGCCGAGTCTTCCCTCGCTGGCCGGAAGAAAGGAAGATCAAACCCAAAGCTTCCCAGCAGTGCCCCATTTGCAACAAAATCATCATGGGGGCAGGGAAGCTCCCGCGGCACATGAGGacccacacgggggagaagccgtatatgTGCAACATCTGCGAAGTCCGATTCACCAG GCAAGACAAGCTGAAGATCCACATGCGGAAGCACACGGGGGAACGGCCGTACCTCTGCATTCACTGCAGCGCCCGCTTCGTCCACAACTACGACCTGAAGAACCACATGAGGATCCACACCGGCATCCGCCCCTACCAGTGCAAGTTCTGCTACAAGAGCTTCACCCGCTCGGATCACCTGCACCGCCACATCAAGCGCCAGAGCTGCCGGATCTCACGGCCCAGGAGAGGACGCAAGTCAGTCCCCTGGAGAACGGCCAGCCTCCTCTTCGCCCCCACCGGACAACCGGATGACAAAAGCTTCCTGGTGCCCCCGACTTTGGAAGACATGAGCGGCCACTTGGGAGGCCCCGGGCTCTGCCTTCCGGGCCCCAGCCCCTTCATGGAAGCGGCCAAGAACGGCTTAAGCCTGCAGGAGCTGGAGAGCCAGTTGGAGGAAACCCAGATGAAGCTCTTTGGGAGGACACACCTGGACCTCGAACGGAATGGGGGCCTCTTCGCCTTCGCCCTGAGCCACGGCGAGGGCCTCGCGGCACGGCCGTATTTCTCTCTCCCAGATCCTTGGGGCTCGGGGTTCAATGGACTGGCCGCCCTCAACCCCCTGGTCTCTCTCTCGGAAGCTAGCAACTGA